One genomic region from Sphingomicrobium aestuariivivum encodes:
- a CDS encoding SDR family NAD(P)-dependent oxidoreductase, producing MGDFSNAIIIGASGGIGAAMADAIEARGGRVTRLSRRSEPALDFADPATIAAAASALEAGAPYDAVIIATGLLHDDGWGPEKSWKMLEADPLEAVFRVNTIGPMLVARHFLPLLPRKKRSLFAMLGARVGSIADNRLGGWYGYRASKAALAQFARTLSIELARTHEVAVVAALHPGTVDTALSEPFQANVPEGQLFTPAKSAAHLLDVLEGLTPADSGGHFDWAGERVPA from the coding sequence ATGGGCGATTTTTCCAATGCCATCATCATCGGCGCCTCGGGCGGGATCGGCGCCGCGATGGCCGATGCGATCGAGGCGCGAGGCGGCCGCGTCACGCGCCTGTCGCGCCGCTCGGAACCCGCGCTCGACTTTGCCGACCCCGCGACCATCGCCGCCGCCGCCAGCGCGCTCGAGGCCGGTGCGCCCTATGACGCGGTGATCATCGCCACCGGCCTTCTTCACGACGACGGCTGGGGCCCCGAGAAAAGCTGGAAGATGCTCGAGGCCGATCCGCTCGAGGCCGTGTTCCGCGTGAACACGATCGGCCCCATGCTGGTGGCGCGCCACTTCCTCCCCCTCCTGCCGCGAAAGAAGCGCAGCCTCTTCGCCATGCTCGGCGCGCGGGTCGGCTCGATCGCCGACAACCGGCTCGGCGGCTGGTACGGCTATCGCGCCTCCAAGGCCGCGCTCGCGCAATTCGCCCGCACCCTGTCGATCGAGCTGGCGCGCACGCACGAGGTGGCCGTGGTCGCCGCGCTCCATCCTGGCACCGTCGACACCGCACTGTCCGAACCCTTCCAGGCCAATGTGCCCGAGGGGCAGCTGTTCACGCCCGCAAAAAGCGCGGCCCACCTCCTCGACGTGCTCGAGGGGCTCACCCCCGCCGACAGCGGCGGCCATTTCGACTGGGCGGGCGAGCGCGTCCCCGCCTGA